A genomic window from Lycium barbarum isolate Lr01 chromosome 4, ASM1917538v2, whole genome shotgun sequence includes:
- the LOC132635742 gene encoding EG45-like domain containing protein, protein MIRETLRMSSTLPLLLRWLSSFLIFCQIFYASQADLGTASQYWPPYTPSACFGSESTQFPSSNFFAAAGEGIWDDGAACGRQYLISCISSVLPKACKSGETIQIKIVDRAQNLSSTPTRQGTTMVLSNAALAAIADSNAPSLNIDFRQV, encoded by the exons ATGATTCGAGAAACTCTACG GATGTCAAGCACTTTGCCCCTTCTTCTACGATGGCTGTCCTCCTTCCTAATATTCTGTCAAATCTTTTATGCATCTCAAGCTGATTTAGGAACAGCAAGCCAATACTGGCCACCATACACGC CCAGTGCATGTTTTGGGAGTGAATCAACACAGTTTCCATCAAGCAACTTCTTTGCAGCAGCTGGTGAAGGGATTTGGGATGATGGAGCTGCCTGTGGAAGACAGTATTTGATAAGTTGCATTAGCTCTGTTTTGCCCAAAGCTTGTAAATCAGGAGAGACTATTCAGATAAAAATAGTTGACCGAGCACAGAATCTAAGTTCTACACCAACAAGACAAGGAACTACCATGGTCCTTTCAAATGCTGCTCTTGCTGCTATTGCTGATTCAAATGCCCCTTCTCTTAACATCGATTTTCGACA GGTCTAG